Within uncultured Methanoregula sp., the genomic segment TCCGATCCCCTTCAGTTTGAGATAATCCATGAATTCATCTCGTTTCATCGGGAACTCTTCGGTAAGCCGGACTACGTACTGGTGGTATACGGGGCTGGTACCCTGCATGACCTTTGGGGTTATGAGCCCTTTTACCGAGAGATTCGCATTGTAATACTCGGCATTCTTCCTCCTGCGGAGATTGAACTTGTCGAGCTTTCTGAGCTGGACAAGGCCGATAGCCGCGGCCATGTCCGTCATCCGGTAATTGTACCCGAGCCGGGTATGGAGATACTTCTCCTTCTGGCCGTGGTTGACAATCAGGCGCACGCGGTCGGCAAGTGCCCGGTCATTGGTCGTGACCATCCCGCCTTCCCCGGTGATCATGTTCTTGGTGGCATAGAACGAGAAGCAGCCAAGGTTAGAGAGCCCCCCGACTTTTGCACCATTGTAGAGTGCACCGTGTGCCTGGGCTGCGTCCTCGATGAGCTTCAGGTTCCGGGTGTCGCAGATCTTTTTCACCGCATCGACATCGAACGGCTGGCCGAAGAGGTGGACCCCGATTACGGCCCGGGTCTTTTCCGTTATCTTTTCCTCGATCCGGGCGGGATCGATATTGAACGTCTGTTCATCGACATCAGCAAAGACGGGTCTGGCCCCGCACATGGAGACCGATGTGGCCGTTGCAATGAACGAGAACGAGGGGACGATCACCTCGTCGCCGAGACCGATATCGATGGCAAGAAGGGCAGCATGCAGCGCAGCGGTTCCATTGTTGATAGCAATGGCGTGGGTAGTGCTGCAGTAGTCAGCAAACTTCTGTTCGAACTGGGCTACACGCTCGCCC encodes:
- a CDS encoding DegT/DnrJ/EryC1/StrS family aminotransferase, which codes for MDIIPIARPAIGQDEILAVTEVLESGMLAAGERVAQFEQKFADYCSTTHAIAINNGTAALHAALLAIDIGLGDEVIVPSFSFIATATSVSMCGARPVFADVDEQTFNIDPARIEEKITEKTRAVIGVHLFGQPFDVDAVKKICDTRNLKLIEDAAQAHGALYNGAKVGGLSNLGCFSFYATKNMITGEGGMVTTNDRALADRVRLIVNHGQKEKYLHTRLGYNYRMTDMAAAIGLVQLRKLDKFNLRRRKNAEYYNANLSVKGLITPKVMQGTSPVYHQYVVRLTEEFPMKRDEFMDYLKLKGIGSAVHYPIPIHHQPLYNTETGPDPCPVSTRLSSSVLSLPVHPLLDQKELAHICDTINKVK